A single genomic interval of Rhizobium leguminosarum bv. trifolii WSM1325 harbors:
- a CDS encoding Ribonuclease H (PFAM: ribonuclease HII/HIII~KEGG: rec:RHECIAT_CH0000958 ribonuclease HII protein) translates to MKPRTSPDSPLLFDTAPLVPDFRLELKARKAGHWPVAGADEAGRGPLAGPVVAAAVILDPRRIPEGLNDSKQLSAQRREELFVQILATATVSIASSSSTRIDETDIRKASLDAMRRAICSLAIPASYVLTDGLDVPPGLDCPGQAVVKGDARSVSIAAASIVAKVTRDRMMARAHSVFPDYGFAAHVGYGTAQHRAGIERHGPCSLHRMSFRPLRKTEGAPETDELLSE, encoded by the coding sequence ATGAAACCTCGCACGTCACCCGATTCTCCCCTGCTTTTCGACACGGCTCCGCTCGTGCCGGATTTCCGACTGGAACTCAAAGCCCGCAAGGCTGGCCACTGGCCGGTCGCCGGCGCCGACGAGGCAGGCCGCGGGCCGCTGGCGGGACCCGTCGTGGCGGCCGCCGTTATTCTCGATCCGAGGCGCATCCCTGAGGGTCTCAACGATTCCAAGCAGCTTTCGGCGCAACGGCGCGAGGAACTGTTCGTGCAGATTCTGGCGACTGCGACCGTCTCCATCGCCTCCTCCAGCTCGACGCGCATCGACGAGACGGATATCCGCAAGGCAAGCCTCGACGCCATGCGCCGGGCCATCTGCAGCCTCGCCATTCCGGCAAGTTACGTGCTGACCGACGGGCTCGACGTGCCGCCCGGCCTCGATTGCCCCGGACAGGCGGTGGTCAAGGGCGATGCCCGCTCGGTCTCGATCGCCGCCGCCTCGATCGTCGCCAAGGTGACGCGTGACCGAATGATGGCGCGGGCCCACAGCGTGTTTCCGGATTACGGCTTTGCCGCGCATGTGGGCTACGGCACGGCGCAACACCGCGCCGGCATCGAGAGACACGGCCCCTGCTCGCTGCACCGGATGAGCTTCAGGCCATTGCGTAAGACCGAGGGCGCTCCTGAGACGGACGAGCTGCTTTCCGAGTAG
- a CDS encoding cell wall hydrolase SleB (PFAM: cell wall hydrolase SleB~KEGG: rec:RHECIAT_CH0000952 putative cell wall hydrolase protein involved in spore germination), which produces MECSSVPCPESVLRRKSPSRSKLRLFPENWVSPVIFGLAGWLIFPSVASHADLAAMLAGLDHEGGNWRMVLTNSPAGSIHQAELAFAEPMVTGSIAADAGMVLPDGRKVAFNAKDKGTAKDRGHEDTPDEDRVNRSAKKGRVVAVEKMQPPKDFSAGSILERTKMLFTPSFDLKDRSAFVKPKIQGKEIEIATSFYKKQPVVTDNGVPAMLASLVTNNKADVLATAYAPAAPDYARQSPFDSILAEPDSGRFVPEIGPRDHAWAASVLAPSVFSAREQQCLASGIYFEARGESVKGQAAVAQVILNRVRNPSYPKTICGVVYQNEDWRNRCQFSFACDSIKDRVNSEYHWRVARDVAMAVTSGKIWLLQVGSATHYHAVYVRPKWAKTMEKVGRIGLHVFYRTYGGGWS; this is translated from the coding sequence ATGGAATGTTCCAGCGTTCCATGCCCGGAGTCCGTGTTGCGTCGAAAGAGCCCTTCCCGTAGCAAGCTGCGTCTTTTTCCCGAGAATTGGGTGTCCCCCGTAATCTTCGGTCTTGCCGGCTGGCTGATTTTCCCGAGCGTCGCATCCCATGCCGATCTCGCCGCCATGCTCGCCGGCCTCGATCATGAGGGTGGGAACTGGCGTATGGTACTGACCAATTCTCCGGCCGGCTCCATCCACCAGGCCGAACTCGCCTTTGCCGAGCCGATGGTGACGGGTTCGATCGCAGCCGATGCCGGCATGGTGCTGCCCGATGGCCGCAAGGTCGCCTTCAATGCCAAGGACAAGGGCACTGCCAAGGATAGGGGCCATGAGGACACCCCGGACGAGGATCGCGTCAATCGCAGCGCCAAGAAGGGCCGCGTCGTCGCAGTCGAGAAGATGCAGCCGCCGAAGGATTTTTCCGCCGGCTCGATCCTCGAGCGCACCAAGATGCTCTTCACCCCGAGCTTCGATCTCAAGGACCGGTCGGCCTTCGTCAAGCCGAAGATCCAGGGCAAGGAAATCGAGATCGCCACATCTTTCTATAAGAAGCAGCCCGTTGTGACCGATAATGGCGTGCCGGCAATGCTTGCAAGCCTCGTCACCAACAACAAGGCCGATGTGCTGGCCACCGCCTATGCACCGGCAGCACCTGACTATGCCCGCCAATCGCCCTTCGATTCGATCCTGGCCGAGCCGGACAGCGGCCGCTTCGTTCCGGAGATCGGCCCGCGCGACCATGCCTGGGCCGCAAGCGTGCTGGCGCCCAGCGTCTTTTCCGCTCGCGAACAGCAGTGCCTTGCCTCCGGTATCTATTTCGAGGCGCGGGGGGAATCGGTGAAGGGCCAGGCGGCCGTCGCCCAGGTCATCCTCAACCGCGTCCGCAACCCTTCCTATCCGAAGACCATCTGCGGCGTCGTCTACCAGAACGAGGATTGGCGCAACCGCTGCCAGTTTTCCTTCGCCTGCGACAGCATCAAGGACAGGGTGAATTCGGAATATCACTGGCGAGTCGCCCGCGACGTGGCGATGGCGGTGACATCAGGCAAGATCTGGCTGCTGCAGGTGGGTTCGGCGACGCATTATCATGCCGTCTATGTCAGACCGAAATGGGCAAAGACCATGGAAAAGGTCGGCCGCATCGGTCTTCACGTCTTCTATCGCACCTATGGTGGCGGCTGGAGCTGA
- a CDS encoding H+transporting two-sector ATPase B/B' subunit (PFAM: H+transporting two-sector ATPase B/B' subunit; ATPase F0 complex subunit 8~KEGG: rec:RHECIAT_CH0000956 ATP synthase protein, subunit B'), translating to MFFVTPAYAEEAPAAATGTDAHAAPAAGEVHTETGVAEGEHARGPFPPFDSTTFASQLLWLVITFGVFYLLMQKVIAPRIGTILDQRHTRISQDLEEAGRLKAEADAAVRTYEGELAAARAKSNAIGSAARDAAKAKAEEERRAVEASLSEKIKAAELRIGEIKAKAFADVGTIAEETAAAVVDQLIGGTVAKADVAAAVAAAKKEA from the coding sequence ATGTTTTTTGTGACCCCGGCTTACGCTGAGGAAGCACCGGCGGCAGCGACGGGTACGGATGCGCACGCCGCTCCGGCCGCAGGCGAGGTCCATACCGAGACTGGTGTCGCCGAAGGCGAACACGCCCGCGGCCCTTTCCCGCCTTTCGATTCGACGACCTTCGCGTCCCAGCTGCTCTGGCTGGTGATCACGTTCGGCGTCTTCTATTTGCTCATGCAAAAGGTCATCGCGCCGCGCATCGGGACCATCCTCGATCAGCGTCACACGCGCATTTCCCAGGATCTGGAAGAAGCAGGCCGCCTGAAGGCCGAAGCCGACGCCGCCGTCCGGACCTATGAAGGTGAACTGGCCGCTGCCCGCGCTAAATCCAACGCGATCGGCTCCGCCGCACGCGACGCCGCCAAGGCCAAGGCCGAAGAGGAACGCCGCGCTGTCGAGGCGAGCCTTTCGGAAAAGATCAAGGCTGCCGAGCTGCGTATCGGCGAGATCAAGGCCAAGGCTTTCGCCGACGTCGGCACCATTGCCGAGGAAACGGCGGCTGCCGTGGTCGATCAGCTGATCGGCGGCACCGTCGCCAAGGCCGATGTCGCCGCCGCCGTCGCGGCTGCCAAGAAGGAGGCTTGA
- a CDS encoding Radical SAM domain protein (PFAM: Radical SAM domain protein~SMART: Elongator protein 3/MiaB/NifB~KEGG: ret:RHE_CH00869 hypothetical protein), which produces MREQSLAGQAAFAPANTADIADAMIVSSGLRVEVDRRRGRGAGLNPTGRFEAQQRETVDDGWQTWEELPPFKTEVQVEKPRTAITRNESPDIPFDRSINPYRGCEHGCIYCFARPTHAYMGLSAGLDFETKLFAKPDAAKLLERELAKPGYKVRVIAIGTNTDPYQPIEKEWRIMRGILEVLNKANHPVSIVTKSAMILRDLDILQEMAAKNLVRVGISVTTLDRKLARTMEPRAATPPRRLETIHTLAEAGIQTAVLAAPLIPALNDHELERILESAKAAGAAEASYVILRLPLEVSPLFRDWLLQHYPDRYRHVMSLVRSMRGGKDYDAEFGKRMKGAGPYAWQIARRFEMAARRFQLTRRSMPLRDDLFVPPDGSGVQLSLL; this is translated from the coding sequence ATGAGAGAGCAGTCCCTGGCAGGGCAGGCCGCATTCGCGCCTGCCAATACGGCAGATATTGCCGATGCGATGATCGTTTCCTCCGGTCTGAGAGTCGAGGTCGATCGGCGGCGTGGACGTGGAGCGGGACTGAACCCGACAGGTCGGTTCGAGGCGCAGCAACGCGAAACCGTCGACGATGGCTGGCAGACGTGGGAAGAGCTGCCGCCATTCAAGACCGAAGTGCAGGTCGAGAAGCCGCGCACGGCCATCACCCGCAACGAATCGCCGGACATTCCCTTCGACCGCTCGATCAATCCCTATCGCGGCTGCGAGCACGGCTGCATCTATTGTTTCGCCCGACCGACACACGCCTATATGGGGCTTTCTGCAGGGCTCGATTTCGAGACGAAGCTGTTTGCCAAGCCCGATGCGGCAAAACTCCTGGAGCGGGAACTCGCCAAGCCCGGCTACAAGGTGCGGGTGATCGCGATCGGCACCAATACCGATCCCTATCAGCCGATCGAGAAGGAATGGCGCATCATGCGTGGCATTCTCGAGGTGTTGAACAAGGCGAACCATCCGGTATCGATCGTCACCAAGTCGGCGATGATCCTGCGTGATCTCGACATTCTGCAGGAGATGGCAGCTAAGAACCTGGTGCGCGTCGGCATCTCGGTGACCACGCTGGATCGCAAGCTTGCCCGGACGATGGAGCCGCGAGCCGCCACGCCGCCGCGGCGGCTGGAGACGATCCACACGCTTGCCGAAGCAGGCATCCAGACGGCTGTGCTGGCCGCCCCGCTCATCCCGGCGTTGAACGACCACGAACTGGAGCGCATCCTCGAATCGGCTAAGGCTGCCGGAGCCGCCGAGGCGAGCTACGTCATCCTCAGGCTACCACTCGAGGTCAGCCCGCTGTTTCGCGACTGGCTGCTGCAGCATTACCCCGATCGTTACCGGCATGTGATGTCGCTGGTGCGCTCGATGCGCGGCGGTAAGGATTACGATGCCGAATTCGGCAAGCGCATGAAGGGCGCCGGCCCCTATGCCTGGCAGATTGCCCGGCGCTTTGAAATGGCCGCCCGACGTTTCCAGCTGACGCGCCGCAGCATGCCGCTGCGCGACGATCTGTTCGTGCCGCCCGATGGCAGCGGCGTGCAGCTGTCGCTTCTTTGA
- a CDS encoding conserved hypothetical protein (KEGG: ret:RHE_CH00871 hypothetical protein) has translation MARGRIYGVRSMIYGLIAVILPTLVIAHPHSAASQMMRSCAGRPEIVNFLDKNFAEKLTAVGLINENAILEVYAAESGTWTLIVTDVHGISCVLLSGDSWDTMPVLPGLAT, from the coding sequence ATGGCACGCGGTAGGATCTACGGCGTACGCAGTATGATCTACGGCCTCATAGCCGTCATATTGCCGACATTGGTGATCGCGCATCCGCATTCGGCTGCATCGCAGATGATGCGCAGTTGCGCAGGCCGACCCGAAATCGTCAATTTCCTGGACAAGAACTTCGCCGAAAAGCTCACGGCAGTCGGACTAATCAACGAGAACGCCATTCTTGAGGTCTATGCCGCCGAAAGCGGCACCTGGACCCTCATCGTCACGGATGTTCACGGCATAAGCTGTGTTCTGCTGTCGGGTGACAGCTGGGACACGATGCCCGTCCTGCCAGGCCTGGCCACATAG
- a CDS encoding H+transporting two-sector ATPase B/B' subunit (PFAM: H+transporting two-sector ATPase B/B' subunit~KEGG: ret:RHE_CH00867 F0F1 ATP synthase subunit B), which yields MEFAFDATFFAFVGLVLFLALVVYLKVPGMMARSLDDRADQIRNELAEAKRLREEAQHLLAEYQRKRKEAEAEAAHIVAAAEREAEMLTAEAKKKTEEFVANRTALSEQKIKQAEVEAMKAVRSAAVDLAIAAAETVLAKRADTKIQSELFGNAVGQVKTRLN from the coding sequence ATGGAATTTGCCTTTGACGCGACTTTCTTCGCCTTTGTCGGCCTCGTCCTCTTCCTGGCGCTGGTCGTTTATCTGAAGGTTCCGGGAATGATGGCACGGTCGCTCGATGACCGCGCCGATCAGATCCGCAACGAATTGGCCGAAGCCAAGCGTCTGCGCGAAGAGGCCCAGCACCTGCTTGCCGAATATCAGCGCAAGCGCAAGGAAGCGGAAGCCGAAGCGGCCCACATCGTTGCCGCCGCTGAGCGCGAAGCCGAAATGCTGACCGCCGAAGCGAAGAAGAAGACGGAAGAATTCGTCGCCAACCGCACGGCGCTGTCCGAGCAGAAGATCAAGCAGGCCGAGGTTGAGGCGATGAAGGCGGTGCGTTCCGCTGCTGTCGATCTCGCAATCGCGGCCGCTGAAACCGTGCTTGCCAAGCGGGCCGATACCAAAATCCAGTCCGAACTCTTCGGCAATGCCGTCGGCCAGGTCAAGACCCGGCTGAACTGA
- a CDS encoding transposase IS4 family protein (PFAM: transposase IS4 family protein~KEGG: ecl:EcolC_3640 transposase IS4 family protein) produces MKIRPEVLDHWPEVRERLPAGFDLEATARLRGAFTRVREIKNAETLLRLALAYGGLGMSLRETCAWAEAGGIARLSDPSLLERLCKAAPWLGDIVAALIAEQAKVPTGRFAGYRLRVLDGTSICHPGADRTTWRLHVGYDLATAQVDQLELTDIHGAENLQRLTYAPGDIVLADRYYARPRDLRPVIDAGADFIVRTGWNSLRLLQTNGEPFDLFAALAAQQEQEGEVQVRVHEGMTGTPPPPPLALRLIVRRKDPQQAQAEQERLLKAARKHGKKPDPRSLEAAKYILLLTSLPATTFPPADILTLYRFRWQIELAFKRFKSLAGLDSLPAKKPELARAWLYARLIVAIIAEQIAGQVPDSPPSGCGNPTG; encoded by the coding sequence ATGAAGATTCGTCCTGAGGTTTTGGATCATTGGCCGGAAGTGCGCGAGCGGCTTCCGGCGGGTTTTGACTTGGAAGCAACGGCGCGGTTGCGCGGTGCTTTTACGCGGGTGCGGGAAATCAAGAATGCCGAGACGCTGTTGCGGCTGGCACTTGCCTATGGCGGCCTTGGCATGTCGCTACGCGAGACCTGTGCATGGGCCGAAGCGGGCGGGATCGCCCGTTTGTCAGACCCATCGCTGCTCGAGCGGCTGTGCAAAGCGGCGCCTTGGCTTGGCGACATCGTGGCCGCGCTGATTGCCGAACAGGCCAAAGTGCCGACGGGGCGCTTTGCGGGATATCGCTTGCGTGTGCTCGATGGAACGTCGATCTGCCATCCGGGCGCTGACCGCACGACATGGCGGTTGCATGTCGGCTACGATCTGGCAACGGCTCAGGTCGATCAGCTTGAGTTGACCGACATCCATGGTGCCGAGAACCTTCAGCGCCTTACCTACGCACCCGGCGATATCGTGCTGGCCGATCGCTACTATGCAAGACCGCGCGACCTGCGGCCGGTGATCGACGCCGGTGCAGACTTCATCGTGCGGACCGGCTGGAACTCGTTGCGCCTGTTGCAGACGAATGGCGAGCCCTTTGATCTGTTTGCCGCACTCGCCGCTCAGCAAGAGCAGGAAGGCGAGGTGCAGGTTCGTGTCCACGAAGGCATGACGGGGACGCCGCCACCACCGCCGCTGGCCCTGCGCCTCATTGTCCGACGCAAGGATCCGCAACAGGCCCAAGCCGAGCAGGAGCGTCTGCTCAAAGCCGCCCGCAAGCACGGCAAAAAACCCGATCCGCGCAGTCTCGAGGCGGCGAAGTACATTCTGCTGCTGACCTCGCTGCCGGCCACCACCTTCCCGCCGGCCGATATCCTCACCCTCTATCGCTTCCGCTGGCAAATCGAGCTGGCGTTCAAACGGTTCAAGAGCCTGGCCGGCCTCGACAGCTTGCCGGCCAAGAAGCCGGAACTGGCCCGGGCATGGCTCTACGCCAGACTGATCGTCGCCATCATCGCCGAACAGATTGCCGGGCAAGTCCCGGACTCTCCCCCCTCTGGATGTGGCAACCCCACTGGCTAG
- a CDS encoding ATP synthase protein, subunit I (KEGG: rec:RHECIAT_CH0000953 ATP synthase protein, subunit I): MADDREESLEKRRAQLGAKLATKGVETGEDEAREARAEVSRKGYAQAMKLSSEFISAIVVGALLGYLLDRFVGTAPWGLIVLLLLGFCAGVLNVLRSAGVVAHPLDDKDDKK, translated from the coding sequence ATGGCGGACGACCGCGAGGAAAGTCTAGAAAAGCGCCGTGCGCAATTGGGAGCGAAACTCGCGACCAAGGGCGTCGAGACGGGAGAAGACGAGGCTAGGGAAGCCCGCGCCGAGGTAAGCCGCAAAGGTTATGCCCAGGCGATGAAGCTTTCCAGCGAGTTCATTTCCGCAATCGTCGTCGGTGCTCTGCTTGGCTATCTCCTCGACCGTTTTGTTGGCACGGCGCCTTGGGGTTTGATTGTTCTTCTGCTTCTTGGATTTTGTGCCGGCGTTCTGAACGTGCTGCGTTCTGCGGGGGTGGTTGCCCATCCCCTGGACGACAAGGACGACAAGAAATAA
- a CDS encoding putative glycosyltransferase protein (KEGG: rec:RHECIAT_CH0000960 putative glycosyltransferase protein) — MLAKICAAHYKWSMLTVVLECQDQESELAQTLSVLVAGAVEGLVSDVVVLDHGSRDGTSRVADAAGCRFHSQWDIKDIVRSARGEWLLFVEPGARPQAGWIDEIAEYVALNKLPARFTASRAYRRPFFQRVGRAVPPLELGFLLPKKQALAIAKSGMRLTEFVKGQKPRKLASELIPSWVARAAR; from the coding sequence GTGCTGGCAAAAATTTGTGCGGCGCATTATAAATGGTCAATGTTGACGGTTGTTCTCGAATGTCAGGATCAGGAATCTGAGCTGGCACAGACTTTATCGGTATTGGTGGCAGGCGCGGTGGAGGGGCTGGTGAGCGATGTGGTCGTGCTCGATCACGGCTCACGCGACGGCACCTCGCGGGTGGCCGACGCCGCCGGCTGCCGCTTCCATTCGCAGTGGGATATCAAGGACATCGTCCGCTCGGCGCGCGGCGAATGGCTGCTCTTCGTCGAGCCGGGCGCCAGACCCCAGGCCGGCTGGATCGATGAGATCGCTGAATATGTCGCGCTGAACAAATTGCCGGCGCGCTTCACCGCATCGCGTGCCTATAGGCGCCCTTTCTTCCAGCGTGTCGGCCGGGCCGTGCCGCCGCTGGAACTCGGCTTTCTCCTGCCGAAGAAGCAGGCGCTCGCTATCGCCAAAAGCGGGATGCGGCTTACCGAATTCGTCAAGGGCCAGAAGCCGCGCAAGCTCGCGAGCGAATTGATTCCGTCCTGGGTTGCCCGCGCTGCGCGATAG
- a CDS encoding ATP synthase F0, A subunit (TIGRFAM: ATP synthase F0, A subunit~PFAM: H+transporting two-sector ATPase A subunit~KEGG: rec:RHECIAT_CH0000954 ATP synthase protein, subunit A): protein MSNDPTHQFLIQKIVPIEIGGIDFSFTNASLFMAVSAAAAAGFLYFATSNRAIVPGRSQSVAEMSYEFIANMLKEGAGKQGMKFFPLVFSLFMFVLTANLLGMFPYFFTVTSQIIVTFALAILVIGTVLVYGFYKHGFHFLNVFVPSGVPGLLLPLVVTIEIISFLSRPISLSVRLFANMLAGHITLKVFAGFVASLGTMGALGIGGAVLPLIMTVALTGLEFLVAFLQAYVFAVLTCMYLNDAIHPGGH, encoded by the coding sequence GTGTCTAACGATCCGACTCATCAGTTCCTGATCCAGAAGATTGTGCCGATCGAAATCGGCGGAATTGATTTTTCGTTTACCAATGCATCGCTTTTCATGGCCGTTTCGGCTGCCGCTGCCGCAGGCTTCCTCTATTTCGCGACCTCGAACCGGGCCATCGTGCCGGGCCGTTCGCAGTCGGTTGCGGAAATGTCCTATGAATTCATCGCCAACATGCTGAAGGAAGGCGCGGGCAAGCAGGGAATGAAGTTCTTCCCGCTGGTCTTCTCGCTCTTCATGTTCGTCCTGACGGCGAACCTGCTCGGCATGTTCCCGTATTTCTTCACTGTCACCAGCCAGATCATCGTCACCTTCGCTCTGGCGATTCTGGTTATCGGTACGGTTCTCGTCTACGGTTTCTATAAGCACGGCTTCCACTTCCTGAATGTCTTCGTGCCCTCCGGCGTGCCGGGCCTTCTGCTGCCGCTGGTCGTCACGATCGAAATCATCTCCTTCCTGTCGCGTCCGATTTCACTCTCGGTTCGTCTTTTCGCCAACATGCTCGCCGGTCACATCACGCTCAAAGTGTTCGCAGGTTTCGTCGCCTCGCTCGGAACCATGGGTGCTCTCGGTATCGGTGGCGCCGTTCTTCCCCTCATCATGACCGTCGCCCTGACCGGTCTCGAGTTCCTCGTCGCCTTCCTCCAGGCTTACGTCTTTGCGGTGCTGACTTGCATGTACCTCAACGACGCAATCCATCCGGGCGGGCACTAA
- a CDS encoding K potassium transporter (PFAM: K potassium transporter~KEGG: rec:RHECIAT_CH0000951 potassium transporter protein), which translates to MSEESHPNERHMTPRKLFYLALGSVGVVYGDIGTSPLYAFREALKPVAHDGVTRFEVISLISLMIWALTIIVTIKYVLFLLRADNDGEGGTLSLLALLMKTANGHTAILMLLGLMGAALFLGDAMITPALSVLSAVEGLKLVTPRLADYIVPISVVILALLFVVQSRGTGAVARFFGPITAVWFLVMAAAGISHISDDYGILAAFNPYYAVSFLLHEGFYGVVVLGAVFLTVTGAEALYADLGHFGRRPIQWAWFMLVFPALTLNYLGQGALVLGNPATMSDPFYLMFPKWALLPVVILATAATIIASQAVITGAFSMVRQGINLGFLPRMEILFTSETNTGQIFVPSVNAVLFIGVIFLVLSFKTSDALATAYGISVTGAMVVTSIMAFEFVRARWNWSLPVAVIALAPLVVLEMIFLGANLLKIHDGGYIPIMIATAFTVVMWTWRRGTAILMEKTRHTDIPLASFVSSIERKSEHSPAQVPGTAIFLTSDPESAPAALLHNLKHNHVLHDRNVILTIRTINKPRVPSHDRYKIEQISERFSRVELLFGFMESQNVSQALATLRKTGLKFDIMSTSFYLGRRKLVPDAKSGMPYWQDRLYIALANAAANPSDYFRLPANRVVELGSHVII; encoded by the coding sequence ATGTCCGAAGAGAGCCATCCGAACGAACGCCATATGACGCCGCGAAAGCTGTTCTATCTCGCGCTGGGTTCCGTCGGCGTCGTCTACGGCGATATCGGTACCAGCCCGCTCTATGCCTTTCGCGAAGCGCTGAAGCCGGTGGCCCATGACGGCGTTACCCGTTTTGAAGTCATCAGCCTGATCTCGCTGATGATCTGGGCGCTGACGATCATCGTCACCATCAAATATGTGCTCTTCCTGCTACGCGCCGACAACGACGGCGAGGGCGGCACGCTGTCGCTGCTGGCCCTTCTGATGAAGACCGCCAACGGCCATACCGCCATCCTGATGCTGCTTGGCCTGATGGGCGCTGCCCTCTTCCTCGGCGATGCGATGATCACCCCGGCTCTGTCCGTGCTGTCGGCCGTCGAGGGCCTGAAACTCGTCACACCCAGACTCGCGGACTATATCGTGCCGATCTCGGTGGTGATCCTGGCGCTGCTCTTCGTCGTGCAATCGCGCGGCACTGGCGCCGTCGCGAGGTTCTTCGGCCCGATCACCGCTGTCTGGTTCCTCGTCATGGCCGCCGCCGGCATTTCCCATATCTCTGACGATTACGGCATTCTGGCCGCCTTCAATCCCTATTATGCCGTCAGCTTCCTGCTGCATGAGGGCTTCTACGGCGTCGTCGTGCTCGGCGCCGTCTTCCTGACGGTGACGGGTGCGGAGGCGCTCTATGCCGATCTCGGCCATTTCGGCCGTCGTCCCATCCAGTGGGCCTGGTTCATGCTGGTTTTCCCGGCGCTGACGCTGAATTATCTCGGGCAGGGGGCCCTCGTTCTCGGCAATCCGGCGACGATGTCCGATCCCTTCTATCTGATGTTTCCGAAATGGGCGTTGCTGCCGGTCGTCATCCTGGCGACCGCCGCGACGATCATCGCCAGCCAGGCGGTCATCACCGGCGCCTTCTCGATGGTGCGCCAGGGCATCAACCTCGGCTTCCTGCCGCGCATGGAAATCCTCTTCACCTCGGAAACCAATACCGGGCAGATCTTCGTGCCTTCGGTCAACGCAGTGCTGTTCATTGGCGTCATCTTCCTGGTCTTGAGTTTCAAGACTTCGGATGCGCTGGCGACCGCCTATGGCATCTCCGTCACCGGCGCCATGGTCGTCACTTCGATCATGGCCTTCGAATTCGTCCGCGCCCGCTGGAACTGGTCGCTTCCCGTCGCGGTGATCGCGCTCGCGCCGCTGGTGGTGCTGGAAATGATCTTCCTCGGTGCCAATCTTTTGAAGATCCACGACGGCGGCTATATCCCGATCATGATCGCCACCGCCTTTACCGTCGTCATGTGGACTTGGCGTCGCGGCACGGCGATCCTGATGGAGAAGACCCGTCATACCGATATTCCGCTCGCCTCCTTCGTCAGCTCGATCGAGCGCAAGAGCGAACATTCGCCGGCCCAGGTTCCGGGCACCGCGATCTTCCTGACCAGCGATCCGGAATCGGCCCCCGCCGCCTTGCTGCATAATCTCAAGCACAACCATGTGCTTCACGACCGCAACGTCATCCTGACGATCCGCACGATCAACAAACCGCGTGTACCGAGCCACGACCGTTACAAGATAGAGCAGATTTCCGAGCGTTTCTCCCGCGTCGAACTGCTCTTCGGCTTCATGGAATCGCAGAACGTCTCGCAGGCTTTGGCGACGCTGCGCAAGACAGGATTGAAGTTCGACATCATGTCGACCTCCTTCTATCTCGGCCGCCGCAAACTGGTGCCGGACGCCAAGTCGGGCATGCCTTACTGGCAGGACCGGCTTTACATCGCGCTCGCCAACGCCGCCGCCAACCCTTCGGACTACTTCCGCCTGCCGGCGAACCGGGTGGTGGAACTGGGCTCGCACGTTATTATTTGA
- a CDS encoding H+transporting two-sector ATPase C subunit (PFAM: H+transporting two-sector ATPase C subunit~KEGG: rec:RHECIAT_CH0000955 ATP synthase protein, subunit C), with product MEAEAAKYIGAGLACFGMAGTALGLGNIFGSYLSGALRNPSAADSQFGRLVFGFAVTEALGIFSLLVALLLLFAV from the coding sequence ATGGAAGCGGAAGCAGCAAAGTACATCGGTGCAGGCCTGGCTTGCTTTGGTATGGCCGGTACGGCTCTCGGCCTCGGCAATATTTTCGGCAGCTACCTCTCCGGCGCACTGCGCAATCCGTCTGCCGCTGACAGCCAGTTCGGCCGTCTGGTATTCGGCTTCGCCGTTACGGAAGCTCTGGGCATCTTCTCGCTGCTCGTCGCTCTCCTCCTCCTCTTCGCCGTCTGA